The Corallococcus exiguus genome has a window encoding:
- a CDS encoding VOC family protein codes for MSTTATRSQDATTDARAGKVDMKFEAAVIPVSDVDRAKAFYGKLGWRLDADFGFDNGFRVIQFTPPGSGGSIQFGTNVTSAAPGTAQGLYLIVSDIQAARDDLVSHGVEVSEVFHAGKPGAQFGMDGRLSGPEPGQGSYRTFASFSDPDGNGWLLQEVTTRLPGRVDAAETAFGSASDLASALRRAEAAHGQHEKRTGQRDANWPDWYAAYMAAERAGTELPT; via the coding sequence ATGAGCACCACCGCAACCCGGAGTCAGGATGCGACCACCGACGCGCGCGCCGGGAAGGTCGACATGAAGTTCGAAGCCGCCGTCATCCCCGTCTCGGATGTCGACCGCGCGAAGGCGTTCTACGGGAAGCTTGGGTGGAGGCTCGACGCCGACTTCGGTTTCGATAACGGCTTCCGGGTCATCCAGTTCACGCCGCCTGGCTCGGGGGGCTCCATCCAATTCGGTACGAACGTCACGTCAGCCGCGCCCGGCACGGCCCAGGGGCTCTACCTGATTGTCTCCGACATCCAGGCGGCACGAGACGACCTCGTCAGCCACGGTGTCGAGGTCAGCGAGGTATTCCATGCAGGGAAGCCAGGGGCTCAGTTCGGCATGGACGGCCGGTTGAGCGGGCCCGAGCCCGGACAGGGCAGTTACCGCACCTTCGCCTCGTTCAGCGACCCTGACGGTAACGGCTGGCTGCTGCAGGAGGTCACGACGCGGCTGCCCGGCCGGGTCGACGCCGCAGAGACGGCGTTCGGTTCCGCGAGCGATCTGGCGAGCGCACTGCGGCGCGCGGAGGCCGCCCACGGCCAGCACGAGAAGCGCACCGGGCAGAGGGACGCGAACTGGCCCGACTGGTACGCCGCGTACATGGCCGCGGAGAGGGCCGGGACGGAGCTGCCGACGTGA
- a CDS encoding alpha/beta fold hydrolase, with amino-acid sequence MNAQRFTQQNVCRLGLLYALWALMAVSVTPSQAVASEDAWNTGCRRKPTIVLVHGAFADASGWADVIKRLQRQGYTAYAFANPLRSISGDAEYLRYFLGTLTGPIVLVGHSYGGAIITNAATGNANVKALVYIAAYALDEGETISEANTLGGGHSELSEHLILRPFPGGGTTDADAYVDPAFFQELFAADIRDKDAAVAAASQRPAAASVFDEPSGPPAWKAIPSWYMVARDDNAIPPEAERFMARRARARTVEIRSSHVAMISHPEAVTELIFKAVGCR; translated from the coding sequence ATGAACGCTCAGCGCTTCACCCAACAGAACGTATGCCGGCTGGGTCTGCTCTATGCCCTCTGGGCACTGATGGCTGTCAGCGTCACTCCTTCCCAGGCCGTTGCATCCGAAGACGCGTGGAACACCGGCTGTCGTCGCAAGCCCACCATCGTCCTTGTCCACGGGGCATTCGCCGACGCATCCGGCTGGGCCGACGTGATCAAGCGGCTGCAGAGACAAGGCTACACGGCCTACGCGTTCGCGAATCCCTTGCGAAGCATCTCGGGTGATGCGGAGTACCTGCGGTACTTCCTGGGAACCCTCACCGGCCCCATCGTCCTGGTCGGCCACTCCTACGGCGGCGCCATCATCACGAACGCCGCCACCGGGAATGCGAACGTGAAAGCGCTCGTGTACATCGCCGCGTATGCACTCGACGAGGGGGAGACCATCTCGGAGGCCAACACTCTTGGTGGCGGCCATTCAGAGCTCAGCGAGCACCTCATCTTGCGTCCGTTCCCGGGGGGCGGAACCACGGACGCTGACGCCTACGTCGACCCCGCCTTCTTCCAGGAACTCTTCGCGGCAGATATCCGTGACAAGGACGCGGCGGTGGCGGCCGCCAGTCAGCGCCCCGCTGCCGCCTCCGTCTTCGATGAGCCATCCGGCCCGCCGGCGTGGAAGGCCATCCCGTCGTGGTACATGGTCGCCCGCGACGACAACGCCATTCCGCCCGAAGCCGAACGCTTCATGGCCCGGCGCGCTCGCGCCCGTACCGTCGAGATTCGCAGCTCACACGTTGCGATGATCAGCCACCCCGAAGCCGTCACCGAGCTGATCTTCAAAGCGGTTGGCTGCCGTTGA